The Candidatus Eisenbacteria bacterium region ACCGCGCAGGGCGGGCTGCACGACCGCGAGGAGGCGCGCATCGCCGCCGAGCACCACGTCGTGCTGCTGCGCGAGCGTGCGGCCGGGCTGCTGCGCCGTGCCGACGAGGCCGCCGAGGAGGCCGCACGCATGCGCGAGCGCCTCGTCGAGACGCAGGCGCGCGAGCAGGAGGTGCAGGCGCATCTCGCCGACATCCGCGCCCGCCGCGAGACGGCGCAGGTCGAGGCCGAGGCGAACGAGGCTTCGCTCAACCAGCTCGAGCAGGAACTGCGCGCGCGCCGCACCGCGGCCGCCACGCACAAGCAGCTGTCGCTGGACCTGTTCTCGGCCGAGGCGGAAAAGAAGGGCAACTGCGCGTCGCTGCGCGAGCGGCAGTCCGCGCTGGCCGCGCGCCGCGAGGCGGCCGAGGCGCGCCGGGGCGAGCTGCTCGAGCGCGTGGCCGACCTGCAGCGTGCGCTGTCCGAAGGCGCCGAGCGGCGCACCGAGCTCGAGGAGTCGGTGGCGACGGCGCGCGGCGAGCTCGCCGCCTGCGAGGACGCGATCCGTTCCGTGGACGCGCGCCTGCAGGAGGCCGACGCCTCGCTGTCGGCGCTGCGCCAGCAGGCGGCGGCGGCCGATTCCCGGCTGGCGACGCTGCTCGAGCTGAAGCGCAACTTCGACGGCGTCTCCGACGGCGTGAAGGCGCTGCTGCAGCCGGGCGAGACGCCGGTCGGGCTCGCCGGCGTGGTCGCCAACGTGCTCGACGTGCCGCAGCGCTACCTGGACGCGCTCGAAGCCTCGCTCGGCGAGGCGTCGGCGTTCGTGCTCGCCGAGGATCGCGCCGCGGTCGAAGCCGCGCTCGAGCGGTTGCGCGGCCTCGAGGGCGGGCGGGCGACGCTCGTGGACCTGTCGGCGATGAGCGCGCCGCCGCGCATTGACGGCCCCGCGCACGCGGGGGTGCTGGGACGCGCCTCCGAGCTGGTGCGCTGCGAGGAGCGCTTCCGGCCGCTCGTCGAGCGGCTGCTCGGCTCGGTGTTCGTGGTCGAGTCGCGCGAAGTGGCGGCCGAGCTGGCGCACGCCTCGATCGGCGGCATGCGGTTCGTCAGCCTCGACGGCGAGGTCTGGGAGCGCGGCCGCGTGCGCGCCGGCAGCGGCAGCACGAGCGGCGGGCTGCTCCACCGCGAGATGGAGATCCGCGAGCTGTCGGGCCGGCTCGCCGAGCTGTCGCTCGTCATCGAGGGCGCCCAGATCGAGCGCACGGCGCTCGAAGCCTCGCGCGGGACGGCGGTCGAGCAGCGCGATCAGGCGCGCTGGCTGCTCGACGAGACGAAGACCGCGCTGGAGTCGCAGGTGCGCGAGCTGTCGGGCACCGAGCGCGAGATCGGCTTCGCCGGCAAGGAGGCCGGTGAGCGCGGCCGCGAGGCCGAAGGCTACGTGCTCGAACTGGGCACGCTCGCCCGCGCGCTCGCGCAGGCCGAGTCGGACCTGAGCGAGTTCCAGGCCGAGCTGGACGCCGCCCGCGCCCAGCTCGCCGCGGCCGACCTCGAGGTCCGCTCGCTCGAGCTGCAGCGGGACGACGCCGCGGCCCGCGCCCAGGGCTCGCGCGAGACGCTGCTGCGGCTGTCGCGCGAGTCGGGCGAATACGAGGCCGCGTGGGCGCGCGCCGAGCAGACGGTGCGCGAACTCGAAGCCGGCATCCGCGCCCGCCAGGACGAAGCCGACCAGCACCGCGCGCGCATCGCCGAGCTCGAAGCCGAGGTCGCAGGCCTGTCGGCCGGGCTCACCGGGCTGCTCGAGTCGGAAACCTCCCAGCGGGAACGGGTCGTGGAACTGCAGCGGCGGCACCTGTCGCTCAAGGACGAGGTCGCGGCCGACGACGAGGGTGCCCGGCGCCTGCGCTTCGAGCATACCGAGCTCGGCGAGCGGCTGCACGTGCTCGAGCTCGACCGCGTGCAGGCCCGCGCGGACCTCGACCGGACGTTCGAGCGCCTGCGCACCGAGTACGAAGTGGACCCGGAGAACTGGCAGCCGCAGCCCCTGCCCGAAGGGGTGGACGCCGAGGCCGCACCGGCACGGCTCGAGGACGCGCGCGCCCGGCTGCGCGGCATCGGGCCGGTGAACCTGCTGGCGCTCGAGGAGTACGGAAAGAAGAAGGAGCGCTTCACGTTCCTCACCCAGCAGCGCGAGGACCTGCACAAGGCCAAGGCGCAGCTGCTGGAGGCGATCGAGAAGATCAACGTCACCGCGAGCGAGATGTTCACGGCGACGTTCGGCAAGGTGCAGCAGAACTTCAAGGACATCTTCAAGACGCTGTTCGAAGGCGGCGACTGCGAGCTGCGCATGGTCGGCGAGGACCCCATGGAGTGCGAGGTCGAGATCGTCGCCAAGCCGCGCGGCAAGCACCTGCAGAGCATCTCGCTCATGTCCAGCGGCGAACGGGCGCTGACCGCGATCGCGCTGCTGTTCGCCATCTACCTCGTCAAGCCCTCGCCGTTCTGCCTGCTGGACGAAGTGGACGCGCCGCTCGACGACGCGAACGTGGACCGCTTCCTCAACATGCTGCGCCGCTTCGGCGACCGCACGCAGTTCGTGGTGATCACCCACAACAAGAAGACGATGGAGGCGGCCGGCTGCATCTACGGCGTCACCATGCAGGAGCTCGGCGTCTCGAAGCTCGTGTCGGTGAACCTCGACGGCGTGGACGTGAGCCACGAGTCGCGCCGCGAGGCCGTTCCCGCGTCGCTCTGAGCGCAGCAGGGAGCTTCGCCGTCGGGCCGCGGTCGTCGGGCGGCCCCTCCGGGCCCACCGCATGAACCTCTGGAACCGGTTTCGAAACGGCCTGCAGCGCACCCGGGACGCCATCGTCGGCGGGCTGGGCGCGGCGCTCGGGCGCGGCGGGCCGGTGGACGCCGCGACGCTCGAACGGCTCGAGGAGGCGCTGCTCGCCGCCGACGTCGGACCGGACACGGCCGACCGCCTCATCGAGCGGGCGCGCCGGCTCGTGGGCGCCGAGCGCGACCTCGACCTGCGCGGGGCGCTCGAGCGCGCCGCCGCCGACCTGCTTCGCGGCACGGGCGAGCCGGCCCGCTTCGAGCCCGGCCCCGAGAGCCCGTGGGTGGTGCTGATCGTCGGCGTCAACGGCGCGGGCAAGACGACGTTCGCCGGCAAGCTCGCGGCGCGCTTCGCGCGCGAGGGGCACTCGACGCTGCTGGTGGCGGCCGACACGTTCAGGGCCGCGGCCTCCGAGCAGCTGGTCGTCTGGGCGGAACGCGCCGGGGTCGAGATCGTGCGGGCGCGGGACGGCGCCGATCCGTCGTCGGTCGTCCACGACGGGCTGAGCGCGGCGAAGGCGCGTGGCACGCGGGTGGTGCTCGTGGACACCGCCGGCCGGCTGCACACCAGGCACAACCTGATGGCCGAGCTCGAGAAGATCGTGCGGGTGTGCGGGCGCGTCGTGCCCGGAGCGCCGCATCACACGCTGCTGGTGCTCGACGGTTCGCAGGGACTGAACGGCATCGCGCAGGCGCGCGAGTTCGGAAGGGCGGCCCCGCTGACCAGTCTGGCGGTCACCAAGCTCGACGGCACCTCGCGAGGCGGCGCGGTGCTGGCGATCGCCGACCAGCTCAGCGTGCCGGTCAGCCTCGTCGGGCTCGGCGAAGGCGTGGACGACTGGGCCCCGTTCGACCCCGAGGCCTACGCACGCGGTCTGTTCGAGTAGCCCGCGCGGTCCCGCCGCGCTTCAGCGCTTCGGTCGCGCGGGGGCCGGACTTCGCTTCGGCGCGGCCGCGGCCTGCACGGTGCCCGACATGCGCCGGCCCGGCGGCAGGATGCGCGGCTGGCCGTCGTGTCCCATCGCCACCAGACGCGCGCTGCCCAGGCCGCGTTCGCGCAGCAGCAGCGGCGTGCCTTCGCTGGAGCGGCCGATCATCCAGGTGCGGCGGGCGACGATGTTCTCGAGCGATTCGCGGGCGGTATGGGTGATCGGCACGCGCGGATCCATCCACGTCACGCGGTTCTCCCGCACCTCGTCGTAGCGCGAACTGTCGCCGAAGGAGCGCGTTGTGGCGGTGCCCTGCCGCACCGAGATCTTGAGGCCGCGGAACTCGCCCGCCGGCGTGGCCACGGAGTCCACCCCGAGCGTGTCCACGTCCCACATGAGCGGGCGCTTGAACAGATCGCGCACGCGCAACAGGCTGGGCGCGGGCTCCATCACCACCTCGAGGGGGTGGCCGTCACGGTCCACCTCGTTGATCTGCTTGCGCTGGTACATCTGCATGCGCAGGACCGGCAGGGAGTCGCGGAAGATCGAGTAGGACATGAGCGTCGCGATCGCCGTCGGGGCGCCGCCCTTGGGGTCCATCCACGTCTCGATCCAGAAGCAGCTGTCGCCCCAGAACAGCTCC contains the following coding sequences:
- the smc gene encoding chromosome segregation protein SMC codes for the protein MFLYKLEIQGFKSFCDRTDLSFGNGITGVIGPNGCGKTNVSDAIRWVLGEQSAKQLRGDSMEDVIFNGCPTRKPLGMAEVHLTFKNDRGILPTEFSEVTISRRVFRSGMSEYFLNKTPCRLKDIKDLFFDTGMGSHAYSVIERSMVDNILSDNTNHRRFLFEEASGITKYKQRKKEALSKLDATEGDLTRLNDIVFEIERELRSLARQVGKARRYQRLRDEVRDLDLALTAGAIESLRQREAQAKDEWQEEAVRREGVTAELGSLEARLNDRKLALLELERELMTAQGGLHDREEARIAAEHHVVLLRERAAGLLRRADEAAEEAARMRERLVETQAREQEVQAHLADIRARRETAQVEAEANEASLNQLEQELRARRTAAATHKQLSLDLFSAEAEKKGNCASLRERQSALAARREAAEARRGELLERVADLQRALSEGAERRTELEESVATARGELAACEDAIRSVDARLQEADASLSALRQQAAAADSRLATLLELKRNFDGVSDGVKALLQPGETPVGLAGVVANVLDVPQRYLDALEASLGEASAFVLAEDRAAVEAALERLRGLEGGRATLVDLSAMSAPPRIDGPAHAGVLGRASELVRCEERFRPLVERLLGSVFVVESREVAAELAHASIGGMRFVSLDGEVWERGRVRAGSGSTSGGLLHREMEIRELSGRLAELSLVIEGAQIERTALEASRGTAVEQRDQARWLLDETKTALESQVRELSGTEREIGFAGKEAGERGREAEGYVLELGTLARALAQAESDLSEFQAELDAARAQLAAADLEVRSLELQRDDAAARAQGSRETLLRLSRESGEYEAAWARAEQTVRELEAGIRARQDEADQHRARIAELEAEVAGLSAGLTGLLESETSQRERVVELQRRHLSLKDEVAADDEGARRLRFEHTELGERLHVLELDRVQARADLDRTFERLRTEYEVDPENWQPQPLPEGVDAEAAPARLEDARARLRGIGPVNLLALEEYGKKKERFTFLTQQREDLHKAKAQLLEAIEKINVTASEMFTATFGKVQQNFKDIFKTLFEGGDCELRMVGEDPMECEVEIVAKPRGKHLQSISLMSSGERALTAIALLFAIYLVKPSPFCLLDEVDAPLDDANVDRFLNMLRRFGDRTQFVVITHNKKTMEAAGCIYGVTMQELGVSKLVSVNLDGVDVSHESRREAVPASL
- the ftsY gene encoding signal recognition particle-docking protein FtsY, with the translated sequence MNLWNRFRNGLQRTRDAIVGGLGAALGRGGPVDAATLERLEEALLAADVGPDTADRLIERARRLVGAERDLDLRGALERAAADLLRGTGEPARFEPGPESPWVVLIVGVNGAGKTTFAGKLAARFAREGHSTLLVAADTFRAAASEQLVVWAERAGVEIVRARDGADPSSVVHDGLSAAKARGTRVVLVDTAGRLHTRHNLMAELEKIVRVCGRVVPGAPHHTLLVLDGSQGLNGIAQAREFGRAAPLTSLAVTKLDGTSRGGAVLAIADQLSVPVSLVGLGEGVDDWAPFDPEAYARGLFE